A genomic segment from Canis lupus dingo isolate Sandy chromosome 23, ASM325472v2, whole genome shotgun sequence encodes:
- the VILL gene encoding villin-like protein isoform X9 has protein sequence MYNIQRLLHIQGRKHVSATEVELSWNSFNKSDIFLLDLGKIMIQWNGPETSISEKARGLALTCSLQDRERGGRAQIGVVDDEVKATDLMRIMEAVLGCRVGNLPASMPNKSINQLQKASVRLYHVCEKEEDLVIQELATCPLTQDLLREEDYYILDQGGSKIYVWQGRMSGLQEKKAAFSRALAFIQAKGYPTYTNVEVVNDGAESAAFKQLFRAWSAKKPENRNLHGMSELIRGRLDVGELHSQPELAAQLRMVDDASGQVEVWCIQDLCRQPMDPKHHGQLYAGNCYLVLYTYQKMGRVQYILYLWQGHQATTSEIKALNCNAEELDLMYHGALVREHVTMGSEPPHFLAILQGQLVVFQGRMGHNRKELPASAMRLFHVQGTDIYNTKTMEVPARASALNSNDVFLLVTASICYLWFGKGCSGDQREMARTVVTAMSGETKETVLEGQEPPCFWEALGGRAPYPSNKRLPEDVSSFQPRLFECSSQMGQLVLTEVVFFSQEDLDKYDIMLLDTWQEIFLWLGEAASGWKEAVTWGQEYLKTHPAGRSLATPIVVIKQGHEPPTFTGWFFTWDPYKWTNNQSYEEVVDGGLGAKPAIFELTAELNNFQLSRVPSHGRAGPLSPRTLKGSQDGSGNELQLDSKGGGTSTSSYHSSPKPTIKGSLPREQLMHQAAEDLPEGVDPAHKEFYLSDSDFQDIFGKSKEEFYSMAKWRQQQEKKQLGFF, from the exons ATGTACAACATCCAGCGACTGCTGCACATCCAGGGGAGGAAGCACGTATCAGCCACTGAG GTGGAGCTCTCTTGGAACAGCTTTAATAAGAGTGACATCTTCCTGCTGGACCTGGGCAAGATCATGATCCAGTGGAATGGGCCCGAGACCAGCATTTCTGAGAAGGCGAGG GGACTGGCCCTGACCTGCAGCCTCCAGGACAGGGAGCGTGGTGGTCGCGCACAGATTGGTGTGGTGGATGATGAGGTCAAAGCCACTGACCTCATGAGGATCATGGAAGCTGTGCTGGGCTGCAGAGTGGGCAACCTGCCTGCCTCCATGCCCAACAAGAGTATTAACCAGCTGCAGAAGGCCAGTGTCCGCCTCTACCA TGTCTGTGAGAAGGAGGAGGACTTGGTGATCCAGGAGTTGGCCACCTGCCCACTAACCCAAGACCTACTGCGAGAGGAG GACTACTACATCCTGGATCAGGGCGGTTCCAAGATCTATGTGTGGCAGGGACGCATGTCTGGCCTCCAAGAGAAAAAGGCCGCCTTCAGCCGGGCCCTG gccttCATCCAGGCCAAGGGCTACCCGACCTACACAAACGTGGAGGTGGTGAACGACGGCGCCGAGTCGGCCGCGTTCAAACAGCTCTTCCGGGCCTGGTCTGCGAAGAAGCCAGAGAACAGGAACCTCCACGGGATGA GTGAATTGATTCGGGGAAGGCTGGATGTGGGTGAGCTGCACAGTCAGCCTGAGCTAGCGGCCCAGCTCAGGATGGTGGACGACGCCTCCGGGCAGGTGGAG GTATGGTGCATCCAGGACTTATGCAGACAACCCATGGACCCCAAGCATCACGGACAATTGTATGCGGGCAACTGCTACCTTGTCCTCTATACATACCAAAAGATGGGCCGCGTCCAGTATATTCTGTACCTGTGGCAG GGCCACCAGGCCACCACAAGTGAGATCAAAGCCCTGAACTGCAACGCGGAGGAGCTGGACCTCATGTACCATGGAGCTCTGGTGCGGGAGCATGTTACCATGGGCAGCGAGCCCCCGCACTTCCTCGCCATCCTCCAGGGCCAGCTGGTGGTCTTCCAG GGGCGCATGGGGCACAACAGGAAGGAGCTGCCAGCATCTGCCATGAGGCTCTTCCACGTGCAAGGCACTGACATCTACAACACCAAGACCATGGAGGTGCCGGCCCGTGCCTCAGCTCTCAACTCCAATGACGTCTTCTTGCTGGTCACAGCTAGCATCTGTTACCTCTGGTTTGGAAAG GGCTGCAGTGGTGACCAGCGGGAGATGGCGCGGACAGTGGTCACTGCCATGTCTGGGGAGACCAAGGAAACGGTGCTGGAGGGTCAGGAGCCTCCCTGCttctgggaggccctggggggcCGGGCTCCCTACCCCAGCAATAAGAG GCTTCCCGAGGATGTCTCCAGCTTCCAGCCACGACTGTTTGAGTGCTCCAGCCAGATGGGCCAGCTGGTCCTCACAGAAGTTGTGTTCTTTAGCCAAGAGGACCTGGACAAGTATGACATCATGTTACTGGACACTTGGCAGGAG ATCTTCCTGTGGCTTGGAGAAGCTGCCAGTGGGTGGAAGGAGGCGGTGACCTGGGGCCAGGAGTACCTGAAGACCCACCCGGCAGGGAGGAGCCTTGCCACGCCAATCGTGGTGATCAAGCAGGGCCATGAGCCTCCTACCTTCACTGGATGGTTCTTCACTTGGGACCCCTACAAGTGGACT AACAACCAGTCCTATGAGGAGGTGGTGGATGGTGGCCTGGGAGCAAAACCTGCCATATTTGAGCTCACAGCA GAACTCAACAACTTCCAGCTGTCTAGAGTGCCAAGCCATGGCAGGGCAGGCCCCTTGTCCCCACGGACCCTCAAGGGCTCCCAGGACGGCTCAGGAAATGAGCTGCAGCTTGACTCCAAGGGCGGtggcaccagcaccagcagctaCCACAGCAGCCCCAAACCCACCATCAAGGGGAGCCTGCCCCGTGAGCAGCTAATGCACCAAGCTGCTGAGGACCTGCCAGAGGGCGTGGACCCAGCCCACAAGGAG TTCTATCTCTCTGACTCTGACTTCCAAGATATCTTTGGGAAATCCAAGGAAGAATTCTATAGCATGGCCAAGTGGaggcagcagcaggagaaaaAGCAGCTTGGCTTTTTCtga